A genome region from Pseudoalteromonas tetraodonis includes the following:
- a CDS encoding zeta toxin family protein, whose product MTDEEITKKALVKAKAMKKTLAKSMIDHLPEEESAVSVFMAGSPGAGKTETAKSIISQFKKEHGVDVVHIENDELRKEFDDYQGLNSPLFQTPATILVEAIHDRALKKKVSFLLDSTLSSFEKAKSNIERSLRKDRYVLVIFVYQDPEQAWCLVKAREIVEGRRVPPEVFVNQFLESQRVVSELKNIFKDDIDIIFMEKNLDGTKEKPYFNVSDIDALLGKKYNRASLERIAGIGNST is encoded by the coding sequence ATGACAGATGAAGAAATTACAAAAAAAGCGCTAGTTAAAGCTAAAGCAATGAAGAAAACCCTTGCCAAAAGTATGATTGATCATTTGCCAGAAGAAGAAAGTGCTGTATCTGTTTTTATGGCGGGCTCCCCTGGTGCAGGAAAAACAGAGACTGCTAAAAGTATTATTTCGCAATTTAAAAAAGAGCATGGGGTTGATGTTGTTCACATAGAAAATGATGAACTAAGAAAGGAGTTTGATGACTACCAGGGGTTAAACTCTCCGCTATTTCAAACACCTGCAACTATTTTAGTGGAAGCAATACATGACAGAGCTTTAAAGAAAAAGGTTAGTTTTTTACTCGACTCTACGCTTTCAAGTTTTGAAAAGGCAAAGTCGAATATTGAACGTTCTTTACGTAAAGATCGCTACGTTTTGGTTATATTTGTTTATCAAGATCCCGAACAAGCTTGGTGCTTAGTAAAGGCTCGCGAAATAGTTGAAGGAAGAAGGGTTCCACCTGAGGTTTTTGTAAATCAGTTCTTAGAGTCTCAACGTGTGGTCAGCGAATTAAAAAATATTTTCAAGGATGATATAGATATTATTTTTATGGAAAAAAACCTTGATGGAACAAAAGAAAAGCCTTACTTTAATGTAAGTGATATTGACGCTCTACTTGGCAAAAAGTATAATCGCGCGTCCTTAGAGCGTATAGCCGGTATAGGTAATTCAACATAA
- a CDS encoding tetratricopeptide repeat protein: protein MSLFSFFSRIKTDPKAEAQGEQFFRQALQYHQYGNQDDAILFFTKSLEVSPNHSNVYLNRANCYAIQERYLEAYDDYLKVINMEQKKQSLDDGHASPMALQNLERIKLFLSFEEQNGDKIRGQLASDGFEHFTTRWAEVLSNTHLKNDFNAIKHFVNEEIKELEEMGGVHQEYALNCGIDHSEFVNVTETSSTQQAFVFFKGILCCFSRDPQKMFEIRTKILNKLISISKSSKTVNKISNQKINYNGGMRLVEAEVDIMFIVKNGEVMYVNNETSHLYEIDNDGDMKLDGRVVNFIFKDSNEVIEIFVAFDDQGSHSMFTMNMGRDERLNYVAQAIFQFIAKNNITNVFSATATYSSQYHYAFKLYKKNDKHFMVNNNQSQAYLISENIYKNNNADDIKSEFWGMT from the coding sequence ATGTCTCTATTTAGCTTTTTCTCAAGAATTAAAACGGACCCTAAGGCAGAAGCCCAAGGTGAACAATTCTTTCGCCAAGCACTTCAGTATCATCAATATGGCAATCAAGATGACGCTATTTTATTCTTTACAAAATCACTTGAAGTCAGCCCAAACCATTCAAACGTATATTTAAATAGAGCTAACTGCTATGCGATTCAAGAGAGATATCTCGAGGCATATGATGATTACCTTAAAGTTATAAATATGGAACAAAAGAAGCAATCTCTCGATGATGGGCATGCATCTCCGATGGCTTTACAAAACCTAGAGCGAATAAAGCTATTTCTGAGCTTTGAAGAACAAAATGGCGATAAAATTAGAGGGCAACTAGCGAGTGATGGCTTCGAGCATTTTACAACTCGCTGGGCTGAAGTTTTAAGTAATACACATTTAAAAAACGATTTTAATGCTATTAAGCACTTTGTGAATGAGGAGATAAAAGAGCTTGAAGAAATGGGTGGAGTACACCAAGAGTATGCTTTAAATTGCGGTATTGATCATTCTGAGTTTGTAAATGTTACTGAAACTAGTAGTACTCAACAGGCTTTTGTCTTTTTTAAAGGCATTCTTTGTTGCTTCAGCCGTGACCCGCAGAAAATGTTTGAAATTAGAACAAAAATACTTAATAAATTAATTTCAATAAGCAAGTCTTCTAAGACCGTTAATAAAATTAGCAATCAGAAGATCAATTACAATGGTGGAATGAGGCTAGTAGAAGCTGAAGTCGATATAATGTTTATCGTTAAAAATGGTGAGGTTATGTATGTTAATAATGAAACCTCCCACCTATATGAAATTGATAACGATGGTGATATGAAGCTAGACGGTAGAGTAGTTAACTTTATCTTTAAAGATTCAAATGAAGTCATTGAGATATTTGTTGCATTTGATGATCAAGGTTCGCATTCAATGTTTACAATGAATATGGGCCGGGATGAAAGATTAAACTATGTCGCTCAAGCTATTTTTCAATTTATAGCGAAAAATAATATCACCAATGTATTTTCAGCTACTGCGACATATTCAAGCCAATACCACTATGCATTTAAGCTTTATAAAAAGAATGATAAGCACTTTATGGTTAATAACAATCAATCTCAAGCTTACTTGATAAGTGAAAACATATATAAAAACAATAATGCTGATGATATTAAATCTGAGTTTTGGGGGATGACCTAA
- a CDS encoding DarT ssDNA thymidine ADP-ribosyltransferase family protein, with amino-acid sequence MEINMFEPMLNKTLALLPTPAIAAEFVVNELSFANKSSLLVRNFAKSSGVKLKTEMPLLELNSPNILFSTLIADLGSYQNTISLRLELIDAVMKHYGLGKYANIDDKELIKQFCSERGITTLIHFTKVKNLKSILDIGLNSKDYNNEISKGHIYNDANRFDYRTHMISLSVSYPNDKMFYKYRQAQPEESWAVLEISARVLWELDCLFCPANAASSSIASATEASLSGSVALKQLFNNQPINLRACDPTDSQAEILVNSHIPKEYIQSIYLDKPSELLANTDFKINNTYFHNRQYALSHCF; translated from the coding sequence ATGGAAATTAATATGTTTGAGCCAATGTTAAACAAGACATTAGCCCTTTTACCTACTCCAGCTATTGCAGCTGAATTTGTAGTAAATGAATTATCTTTCGCTAACAAAAGCTCTCTCCTGGTTCGTAATTTTGCTAAATCCAGTGGTGTAAAACTAAAGACTGAGATGCCACTGCTGGAGTTAAATAGCCCTAACATTCTGTTTTCAACTTTAATAGCTGACTTAGGCAGCTATCAAAATACTATTTCATTACGTCTTGAATTAATTGATGCCGTAATGAAGCATTATGGATTAGGTAAATATGCGAATATTGATGATAAAGAGCTTATTAAGCAATTTTGTAGCGAGCGTGGAATTACTACATTAATACACTTTACAAAAGTGAAAAACCTTAAAAGCATTTTGGATATAGGCCTTAATAGTAAAGATTATAATAACGAAATATCTAAAGGTCATATTTACAACGATGCTAATCGATTTGACTACAGAACTCACATGATTTCGTTATCTGTGTCCTACCCTAACGACAAGATGTTTTATAAGTATAGACAAGCACAACCAGAAGAAAGCTGGGCTGTGTTAGAAATATCTGCCCGTGTTTTATGGGAGCTTGACTGCTTATTTTGCCCCGCAAATGCTGCTAGCTCTTCTATAGCATCAGCAACTGAGGCATCCCTTTCAGGAAGTGTGGCATTAAAACAGCTTTTTAATAATCAACCTATCAATTTACGAGCTTGTGACCCTACTGACTCACAAGCCGAAATTCTCGTTAATAGTCATATTCCAAAAGAATATATCCAATCAATATATTTGGATAAACCTAGCGAGTTATTAGCAAATACCGATTTTAAAATCAATAATACTTACTTTCACAATCGACAGTATGCTCTTTCGCACTGCTTTTAG
- a CDS encoding DarT1-associated NADAR antitoxin family protein, translating to MATRPVFKVIKPFPYVQEELIDFEWHKGMAATQKQKSVRSLHNAAHNLFNDLNVLEISTKSESTLGISLSAFNLIVTLKNGREVPLENIFHASKVFENGGPFKELLTIPTHEVKRDSRLVESGCLTGFFSNGKTWPLTPKTVFYDWIYINALKLNKELHSQIIQYNAFTDIEFNPKKSVNCQARAAALYVSLVKNGTLEQVTRSADEFIAHLSQSIGSCASPVQKDLFI from the coding sequence GTGGCTACTAGACCCGTTTTTAAAGTGATTAAGCCGTTTCCTTATGTACAGGAAGAGCTTATTGACTTTGAATGGCATAAAGGAATGGCAGCCACACAAAAGCAAAAATCTGTTCGCTCTTTACATAACGCTGCGCATAACTTGTTTAATGATTTAAATGTACTTGAGATCTCTACAAAAAGTGAGAGTACCTTGGGTATAAGCCTAAGTGCTTTCAATTTGATCGTTACATTAAAAAATGGTCGCGAAGTTCCACTGGAGAATATTTTTCATGCATCTAAAGTGTTTGAAAATGGCGGCCCTTTTAAAGAGCTTCTAACAATTCCGACACATGAAGTTAAACGAGATAGCCGTTTAGTTGAGAGCGGCTGTTTAACTGGCTTTTTTAGTAATGGAAAAACCTGGCCACTCACACCTAAAACTGTATTTTATGATTGGATTTACATTAATGCTTTAAAATTAAACAAAGAACTACACTCTCAAATTATTCAATATAATGCGTTTACTGATATTGAATTTAACCCTAAAAAAAGCGTTAATTGCCAGGCTAGAGCAGCTGCTTTATATGTTTCTTTAGTCAAGAATGGCACTTTAGAACAAGTTACTCGCTCTGCTGATGAGTTTATAGCTCACTTAAGCCAAAGCATCGGAAGTTGCGCCTCCCCTGTACAAAAGGATTTATTTATTTAA
- the pglZ gene encoding BREX-1 system phosphatase PglZ type B yields MQLIDYLASQLRSSATYNSAVQVAPAAILWTDIECQWQPAMPFIKQHLPELIELGTYCPEERIGPAIWIKCAIAGVLEDCELTKDKTPIIYLPGVGRKDLRAIEQCPDELRPLAELQYRGCWWAYNSAGRDWSVGSFLTNPRVGLELDVAKDKKTQEAILNILPDLLETPAEQLKGKKLEAQDFISIVMDDPAKDILAWLNNPEAKKQAWDENKWPVFKQACISQFNFDPDDISDISAIIYSLCEAEGEWYTVWERFKDTAHNLPCLVEKLKTIAPTGLAFEASHFLSENLKDEAELANKLASIISVTPTELRQQLTALYKLHEQRKNWLWQKLGMSPWLNILEQLEYVAKHTQINFTGPNAEAMAQTYKERFWQADAAAINAMAAATDLNQEQVVADILAVIYTPWLEAVTLNFQRLVKDEGYPGKPSSAGEINESTATYNTNGQAVFFVDGLRFDTAKMLENKLSKLNINVNLTSNWCALPSLTATAKAAVTPVADILSGAQENDNFIPQITESGSEFSSYHLSSALGKKDWQFLKELDTGNPSINAWLQTGDLDNMGHKQQLKMPRYIDSVLNDVVTRIEGLIAAGWKNIRIVTDHGWLWVPGKLAEANIPKNQVKKRLARCAILKDNVSTDELKVPWHWNENVSVAMAPGIAGYVAGDYYNHGGLSIQECLTPVINITTP; encoded by the coding sequence ATGCAATTAATTGATTACCTAGCTTCGCAACTGCGAAGCTCAGCAACCTATAATTCAGCGGTGCAAGTTGCACCTGCTGCTATTTTGTGGACTGATATTGAATGCCAGTGGCAACCTGCTATGCCGTTTATAAAACAACATTTACCTGAGCTCATTGAGCTAGGAACTTATTGTCCAGAGGAGCGCATAGGCCCTGCTATTTGGATTAAATGTGCGATAGCTGGGGTATTGGAAGACTGTGAATTAACAAAAGATAAAACCCCGATAATTTATTTACCAGGTGTTGGCCGCAAAGACTTACGTGCAATAGAGCAATGCCCTGATGAATTAAGACCTTTAGCCGAATTGCAATACAGAGGCTGCTGGTGGGCTTACAACTCTGCAGGTAGGGATTGGAGTGTTGGCTCATTTTTAACAAACCCGCGTGTGGGATTAGAGCTTGATGTTGCCAAAGACAAAAAAACGCAAGAAGCCATACTCAATATTCTACCCGATTTACTTGAAACGCCAGCTGAGCAATTAAAAGGTAAAAAGCTAGAAGCCCAAGACTTTATAAGCATTGTAATGGATGACCCGGCTAAAGATATTCTAGCTTGGTTAAATAACCCCGAAGCAAAAAAGCAAGCTTGGGATGAAAATAAATGGCCTGTATTTAAACAAGCCTGTATAAGCCAATTTAACTTTGACCCTGATGATATAAGCGATATAAGCGCTATTATCTACAGCTTATGTGAGGCTGAAGGCGAATGGTATACTGTTTGGGAGCGATTTAAAGACACCGCACACAATCTACCTTGTTTAGTTGAAAAGCTTAAAACTATAGCTCCTACTGGTTTAGCGTTTGAGGCTAGCCATTTTTTATCTGAAAATTTAAAAGATGAAGCTGAATTAGCAAATAAATTAGCTAGCATTATCAGTGTAACGCCAACCGAGCTAAGGCAGCAGTTAACTGCCTTGTATAAATTACATGAACAGCGTAAAAACTGGCTGTGGCAAAAGCTAGGTATGTCGCCTTGGCTAAATATATTAGAGCAACTAGAATACGTTGCTAAACATACTCAGATTAATTTTACAGGCCCAAATGCAGAAGCAATGGCACAAACCTACAAAGAGCGGTTCTGGCAAGCAGATGCGGCAGCAATTAACGCAATGGCTGCTGCTACTGATTTAAACCAGGAGCAAGTAGTTGCTGATATTCTGGCAGTAATTTATACCCCCTGGCTTGAAGCTGTTACGTTGAACTTTCAACGCTTAGTAAAGGACGAAGGCTACCCAGGTAAACCAAGTAGTGCCGGTGAAATAAATGAGTCGACCGCAACGTATAACACCAACGGCCAAGCTGTGTTTTTTGTTGATGGACTACGTTTTGATACTGCAAAAATGCTTGAGAATAAGCTTAGTAAATTAAACATAAATGTTAATTTAACAAGTAATTGGTGTGCCCTGCCCTCATTAACAGCAACTGCTAAGGCTGCCGTAACGCCTGTGGCCGATATTTTAAGTGGCGCTCAAGAAAACGATAACTTTATTCCCCAGATAACCGAGTCTGGCTCTGAGTTTAGCTCTTATCACTTAAGTAGTGCATTAGGAAAAAAAGATTGGCAGTTTTTAAAAGAGTTAGATACTGGCAACCCATCTATAAATGCATGGCTGCAAACTGGCGATTTAGACAATATGGGGCATAAGCAACAGCTAAAAATGCCGCGCTATATTGATAGCGTCTTAAATGATGTAGTCACCCGTATTGAAGGCTTAATAGCTGCTGGCTGGAAAAATATACGCATTGTGACCGACCACGGTTGGTTATGGGTGCCAGGTAAATTAGCTGAAGCAAACATTCCAAAAAATCAGGTTAAAAAACGCTTAGCCCGCTGTGCTATTTTAAAAGACAATGTAAGCACTGACGAATTAAAAGTACCATGGCATTGGAACGAAAACGTCTCTGTAGCCATGGCTCCTGGTATTGCAGGTTATGTGGCTGGTGATTATTACAACCATGGTGGCTTAAGCATACAAGAGTGCTTAACCCCCGTAATTAACATAACAACACCCTAA
- a CDS encoding DUF262 domain-containing protein, producing the protein MIKSVDNYPVSTLFNIEAAVVYNIPRYQREYTWGKIQWDTLFEDLLENDPSYFLGSIICINQSLDSLKIQELELVDGQQRMTTLSLLMAAIYKCYGNLELTLDMPQQIELYNLKNKLILKNSPELTRLTPQVQNNNQQDYFWVLKQAGILENAEHISNAGNRRVLRAFRHFCRRIDDVLYQATDQLAALSELIDKVNTATLVKIEVASHSDAYTLFESLNNRGVPLTAIDLIKNKLLAKLESDDAGQIDKHFNNWMKVLAYLGDDYGIQERYFRQYYNAFKPELKHIVSVPVATKSNLIHIYEKLIANDASSFLKTMMVHANLYAQIIGNKEVPDNPKLTGLLSSLENIQGVPSYLLLLLLFSKQETLELKSEHFEKIVTLLIAFFVRRNTTDTPATRDLTKIFMSLSDEATKLKGDAIYDLICKSLVNVSASDEDFIKGLSGNLYDDNKAVCRFALCAIEESVMTRESTVNLWAIEGKQYVWTIEHIFPQGDNIPESWVNMIANGDKELAQTYKQQYVHYLGNLTISGYNSTLGNKSFEEKRDRTNRKGNPVGYKNGLYLNSKLASETSWSVDKIKNRTELLVSKVVELFKLPSI; encoded by the coding sequence ATGATTAAGTCCGTTGATAACTACCCTGTTTCGACTTTATTTAATATTGAAGCAGCGGTTGTATATAACATCCCTAGGTATCAACGTGAATATACATGGGGGAAAATACAATGGGATACTCTTTTTGAAGACTTACTTGAAAATGATCCAAGCTACTTTTTAGGTTCTATTATCTGCATAAATCAAAGTTTAGATTCATTAAAGATCCAGGAACTAGAATTAGTAGATGGCCAGCAAAGAATGACTACTTTATCTTTGTTAATGGCAGCTATCTACAAGTGTTATGGCAACTTAGAGTTAACTCTCGATATGCCGCAACAGATAGAACTTTATAACTTAAAAAATAAACTAATATTAAAAAACTCCCCAGAGCTGACTCGTCTAACGCCTCAAGTTCAAAATAACAATCAACAGGATTATTTTTGGGTGCTTAAACAAGCCGGTATTTTAGAAAATGCTGAACATATCTCAAATGCTGGAAATCGACGTGTATTGCGAGCTTTTAGACATTTTTGTAGAAGGATAGACGACGTTTTATATCAAGCTACCGATCAGCTTGCAGCGCTTTCTGAGTTAATAGATAAAGTAAATACAGCCACCTTAGTGAAAATTGAAGTGGCTAGTCATTCTGATGCATATACTTTGTTTGAATCTTTGAATAACAGAGGGGTACCACTTACTGCTATTGATTTAATAAAAAACAAGTTGTTGGCAAAACTTGAGTCGGATGATGCAGGGCAAATAGATAAGCACTTTAATAATTGGATGAAAGTATTAGCTTATCTTGGTGATGATTATGGAATACAAGAACGATATTTTAGGCAGTACTACAATGCATTTAAACCTGAATTAAAGCATATTGTTAGTGTTCCTGTTGCGACTAAATCTAACCTTATTCATATTTACGAAAAACTGATCGCCAATGATGCTAGCAGTTTCTTAAAAACAATGATGGTGCATGCTAATTTGTACGCGCAAATTATTGGCAATAAAGAAGTTCCGGATAACCCTAAATTAACAGGACTGCTGTCTAGCTTAGAAAACATTCAGGGTGTTCCATCGTATCTATTATTACTCCTACTGTTTAGTAAACAAGAAACACTAGAGTTGAAATCAGAACATTTTGAAAAAATTGTTACTTTGTTAATTGCTTTTTTTGTGCGTAGGAATACTACAGATACACCTGCCACGAGAGATTTAACAAAAATATTTATGTCCCTCTCTGATGAGGCTACAAAGCTAAAAGGTGATGCGATTTATGACCTTATTTGTAAGTCATTAGTAAATGTAAGTGCATCAGATGAAGACTTTATTAAAGGGCTATCTGGCAACCTATATGATGATAATAAAGCGGTATGTCGTTTTGCTCTTTGTGCCATTGAAGAGAGTGTAATGACAAGGGAATCAACCGTTAATTTATGGGCAATTGAGGGCAAACAATATGTTTGGACAATTGAACATATATTCCCGCAGGGTGACAACATACCTGAGTCTTGGGTTAATATGATAGCTAATGGTGACAAAGAACTAGCCCAAACATACAAACAACAATATGTTCACTATTTAGGGAATCTTACAATTTCAGGCTACAACAGCACATTAGGTAATAAGAGCTTCGAAGAGAAACGTGATAGAACAAATCGGAAAGGCAACCCGGTTGGATATAAAAACGGTCTGTATCTAAATAGTAAATTAGCTTCGGAAACCAGCTGGTCTGTTGATAAAATCAAAAATAGAACAGAACTTTTAGTATCTAAAGTAGTTGAGCTCTTTAAATTACCTAGTATTTGA